tgttgctgtcttAGTGTAGATCTAAAAAAGATAGTATGACACTCCAGTGGTCTGAAAGGCAGTCAGACTCAGAACTTGTGTTTGCATGACTTAGAATGCGTGTTACAGAAAAGGCTGGGTTTGCATTGTGttttgtaagttttttttttgttttgttttttttttttttttttgaattttgaatctttcatccctttttttgtatttctgtggaGACACTTTGGAGAAATGTGCTTAATTTGATTGTGTTTTGTAAGTTACCTGGAGACAGAACCTGCCTTACCTGTGAGGAGACTGACTATCAGACCAACTACTACAACAGTAGTAGAATTATGGGCACTGTACCACATGTATGACAATGAATACAGAGCCTGCAGTCCCGTGGGCCTGtttaatatgagagagagagagagagagagagagagagagaatggttaGTGACACAGTATTTTCACAACTAGTGTATACAACTCCATATTAACACTAAAAATCATTTCCATtctaaatatgaatattttttcattGAAAGTTATCTTTTCAGCTGGTACTGAGAAGATCTTCTTCCTGCAATTTTTTACAAATAATTTATTGCTGCTGCTTTGAAGCTGTAAAACGAAGCTTACTAGCTGTAGTTTACTCATGATTAAGTAGAAGTTAACCTGggtttggtggtgatggaaTTTATGACAGTTGTCATGGCAATGGTTGTCATGTTTCCCATGTCAGGCAGAGCAGTGGCATTCAGCACTGGAGGGGGGGGTGCAGCAGACATGCGCATAACTATACTTCCGATGCCAATCCAGAACGCCATGATCAGGCCAGCGATCAGCCCTACAATTGCACCCTGGAAAATACACACGACCCTGGATTCAGCCCTTAACAATCCCCATGGAAACACACAGCCCAAATCACTCTCCCTGCCGCTCATCACATCTTAATGAAACAAGGATCTGGTATAAAGCATTTTCACTATTTCTCATTTAGCTTAAGGCATACTGAATCCATATTTAACTATGGATCGTTAAAATCAAGGCCAACTGCCATTTTTTTGTCTGAATAGTGAAAAATGCTATGAAATGCATGTGAAATCGAACAAAATATCAAACTTCACAGGTAACCAGCCTTCAAGTTATGGACAATCACCAAACATGGCATAATTCTTTGGAATCACATAGCGAATATGTGTTGCCAGTTTGGTGACAACTGCCCTGTGTGCTCATGAAATAGAGATATTTTGATTATAAGCAgccacagtcacaacacacaatTGACCTGTGCTGAaaatacaatattaaaaaaCTTCAAAATTCTTTTGAATAGTCATTAGGTTTGGGACTCTTGACATTCTTTAGAGCCAAGACTAGTATGcgtatctaaaaaaaaaaaaaaaagtgtcataaGATAAAAATGTTTGGTATTAGTTCTTGGGCGAAGCTGTTCATTTCTAAAAGGGGAAGTTACCAACACAAACTACATAACAGTACATTCAATACAGCCAGAAATATACTTGCCATGCTACAGCGCCCCCTAATGGACACCTCATCCCCCATTTTGCTACTCTATGGGCAGGCATGTCAAATAAAAGCTGAAAGCTGAATGTGCATAGCCTTTAGAATATTTCTAACTGATGCAAATATTTTTGGAACTTCTGGCTGACTTAAAAGCTTTAACTTTACCATTTGAACCACTCAGGCAACCATTAACTATTTCCCTTTTTTAATGCCACCCCCTGGAGAAAAGTGTACCAAATTTTGCATGAATTTTGGAGCTAAACTTTTGACTTCCTGATTGGACgactaaaaacagaaacaacaaagacaacaggGTGCCAGGAGTTTCATTCTTTGGACCCGTAACAATCTTACTATGGAGTTTGCCCAGGGGAAAAACATCCCAAGACAGAAGAGCCCCAGCAGTGGACCCCCCACCATCCCAAAGATACTGAGGGCTGCCTGTGGAGAACAAAGGGACATAGGGATGAATGAAACAAGACAAAGCTGACTCATACTCCTCAGGTTTGACATTTTTACAGAAGTAATAAAACTGAGCAAAGCCATTGTTTAGAATGGGATTTGCATTCTGGGTCTGGAAAAAATTTGTAAaggaatatatgtgtgtgtgtgtgtgtgtgtgtgtgtatgtatatatatatacatacacacacacacacagtatatatctatttatataAGCACTTTGATAAGAAATCCTGGCTGAATACAGGAGCCATTCTTTACCTGTAGAACGGATCCCATTAGAGAGGCAATGTAGGCCATAGCTAAACACACAAGACCATATCCTAGAGCTGCAGAAAAACAAGaggtaaacacacattttagtCATATAATTATGTCCAAACTGCTTGTCAAGGATCAAGATTCTCCATATCCTCATGTTTAACATTATGCTCTGAAATATGTTCATTCTGATGTATTTTCCACCCCTGATGCCGTGAGAACAGCATGTCATACGGTAACATTACCTGTTGTGTGGAAGGTACCGGAGTGACAGGGCTTACCGAGGCCTTTTGACAGCCATGTGGCTCGAGTTTCAGTCATTGCAGGAACATGAGGCTTGATCAGGTCCTCCATGGTAACCGTTGCCAGGGAGTTGAAGGCAGACGATATCGTACTGCAAATAAGCAGGTGAACAAACCATAAGGAACTGAAAACTACAGCAAAAATGCAATGTCATAATGGTTTCTTGAATCAATAGAACCAATcctgttgtgtttcagttttagtgCTCTATGTTACCTGAGCGCTCCACTGAACAAACAGGCCACAAACAGTCCAGGGAGTCCGGGCAGGTCTCTCAGCACATCCATCACAAAGTACAGCACCATCTATTGACACAGAAAATGTCTCTCAACCACAGATCAGCCAGACACCAACAGGCAGCTCAGTTTTAGATGTAGCTCAATGCTACTATGGCCTACATCCTGTAGACTGCCTGAATAAGGTGCTATGTGAGGTGGGGTTGTGACACAGACCTGGTCGTTGGTCTTGACGTAGCCTTTGTCAAGGGGGCTGTCCTCCCCATAGCGAGCGTACATGACCAGTCCCATTAGACAGCTCATTGTGAGAACAATCTGTTGGGTGGGAAACACTGCGTAGCAGGACCTagacaatgcaaacacacacacacacacacacacacaaatgaatgccTGAGAGCACATCACTGTGCTCCGTTCAGCAGAAGAGCAGAattatccactcaatatgcactatGACTGCATTTTATTCTACAGTGGTTCTTTTTAAGAGGACAAAGTAAAGACAGGACCACTGGAATGGTCCTGTCTTTACcacctaaacaacaacaactgctaaCAGGGCAGAAGGCATCTTCAGAAAAACCACTGACTTTTGAACAAATTTTTACTGAACTGTTGTACATTTACCAAATCAGAAGTTTAGAGCATCGTCAGTTTCCATGACCATACTGATGATCTAGTTAtccatttgaaaatgttatttaaccACAGTGAACTAAACCAAACTAAAATACATTAGTTCTTCAGAGATCTCCAGCAGCCATGCTTACATAATGGCTTCCCTCTCAGTCCGGGAGCTGAGGTACCTCTGGACCTGAGCCTGGTTCACTCCATACAGAGCCAACATGAGAAAGACACCACCCACGGCCAGAGTCCAGAACGTGTGTCTCTCCAGGGGGTCAGGGTTTAGACTGCCGAAAACACAGAGGACCAGAGTCACACAACAGGCAGAATCATAAGACAATCACAAAGGGATGGAGCAGAGTATGGTGTTTCACAAGGGGAtaacacactgtcactttactGCGTTACAATGTAATATCAAAATCTACAGTGAAGAAAGGGTAGTGCAATATGTAGGTATCCTTTCTAGATTAGTGTACCAGCAACTGTTAAAAGACGATTGGTTTGATTAGTTGGTCCCAGAGCAGTGAACACTCTGGAGATGGTCAATATCAGGACTGCTCTTTTCTGGCTTTAAAATCATGGTatcttgctgttttttctttgtttttttgtttgtttgtttttgtttttactatcTGCTGTTCCTGATTGGATGAAGGGTTCACATACCTGTTTCCATGTGATATGAACACATTAAGAACAGCATGTGATGACCAAATTTGAGCAGCCAGAGTAAATATATCTTAGTTTTGGGAAAGACAGGGGTATTGACTCACTCCAAGCCTGCGATGCGACTGCCATTCTCAGCTTTCCTCCACACCTCAGCGATGCCCCCTGCCTGCTGAGTGCCCACTACTATCACTGCCAGCTGCCCAGCGAACATCACCACCGTTTGGAAAACATCCGTCCAGATCACTGCCTTCAGCCCGCCCTGGCACAGGTGGAACAGGTCAGCAGGTCATTCCGTCAGGTCAACAGGTCAACTCTCTTGGTTCCAGTCAGTTCAGATGATTTAGATTTCTAAGTGTGTGCACTACCAGAAGTCATCACTGGTGAATTGAGGGGTCGTTGTGAAGTCGTTATGAGGCCTTACCAATGCTGTGTACAATGTGCACACCAGTCCCATGGCCAACACTGCACCCCACAGGTCAAATCCAGTAACTGCAAAGAAAAccgaacaaacaaagaaaaaaaatccccaaacaTTCACAAGGTTACAAAAGGTAACATTTACATTGCATGTCTCTTTGTTACATATTGACCTAACTGGTGACCTGTAGGTTGTCTCTGTGAATATTCTCAGTCTCATTTACCTGCATTGAGAGCCAGGGCAGGAGCATACAACACTACTCCCATATAGATAACCTGCAGAAACACCAACAGCAGCCAATCACTTCAGAACAACAAGTACATTTCATCTGGAAACGGATAGTTATGAAATAATACACAGCCATATAAcagtaacacaataacacacacacaataacacatagCTGTGCAACATCaacttttattttgtgttcctgttttttttttttttcttctgttttgacCCAGACTGAAGTAAACAATCACCCATAATCTCCCCGCTGCTTGGCAGTCTCCTGAGTCACAGTGAATGAGTCTGTCAGACAATTCCTCTGTCATGTGTGAAGACAATAACTTATTTTTCACACATCACAAACTGCAGATTACAGTCATGTGGTGAAACATGCACTTGACTCTACTTGTAAGCATATAAGTTCATGACCACTGCTAGGTCACAATGGGGGGGTGCCCCATGGATGACACACCCGCCAAATCAGCACATTGGATTTATACTGCTGTGAACTCTGGGTTTCAGTCAGAAAGTGTATCTCGGTGCCCTTAGCTGGGCACACCACTCGGGAGCCCAAGAAACATCaacatgtgtagagagagagggatcacaTTACTgagaaacatttgtgttttattcatgtctAAGCGGGAATCCTTGCGTAATGTTATTTCTTAAACACATAGGAAATACTGATCTATCTCCTCAGGAGGTACACAGATACCCTGGAAACACAACCTCTGCTGTTCTAATGTTTCAAAAGCAATCTCAGATCAAACACTGATACATAGTCAACATATTTCATCTGTGGTTTGTGTCTTTCATGAAGAAAGTGCTGATGTCACAGGtcacgctgagagagagagagagagagagagagagagagagagagagagagagagagagaggatttacTGACCATCTGAAAAATAAAGGTGATGGTTCCACAGATGCGAACGCTTTTACTGAAGCGGAGCTCCAGGTACtgttgagagacagaggaacagtgAAGAATGACAACTGAGTGGGTACTgattttactgttactgttaaaatTACCATCATTCTTTTCGTGTGGATACTCATATTACCACATTGTATAAGAGTTGAATGAGTGCTTTGGGCTGTTAGCAGCTGATAACCATGCACTACCATGTCCCCTGAAAGTTTGAGAAGTAAGCTGAAGTACATCTGCTGGATTCAGAACTGAAGTCTAAAACATTGAAAAGTGTATTTCATGTATGAACTTGCTTGTGTGTACTGTCAGTCATAAACAACCATGAAATAATCCATTCAGACCtactgagacaaacacacacatacattctgtCCTCTCCCCTCTTCACACTGGTGagtctgagaaacacacacacacacacacacaccagtagtgagcacacacaaccactaggtgtagcagcagtgggcagcacatcTATTCCCGGGAGGCAGTTGGGGgctaagtgccttgcccaaagACACTTCAGTGGTGGATATTTTCTTGCCGGTCCTAGAAATCAAACTGACAACCTTTCGGTCACAACCGCACTTCTCTAACCCTTAGGCCCCAAGTACCAGTGAgtctgagacaaacacacataacacatacatattctattctctcctctcttcactctGTCCATTCCACCCGATGGGCACCAGTGTGTCTAAGACAAagactctcctctcttcacccCGTCCACTAGGGCTGCatgatttggggaaaatatctaattgcgaTATTTTTGAGAGATATTGCGAttgtaatataatttttttaagtcaagcttcagttcaatattcactgtgtaatagatttaaaacatgtaatggagcattaccacatgagataccaaaatcaaaatattaactgctctatattctaatgaAAGGATGAGACCTTAAAGATATAAATTGCTTCCAACCAGGGTTTCCATGACCATAAAAAACCATAGAAAACGTGGCTATaacgaaggctat
This sequence is a window from Chanos chanos chromosome 4, fChaCha1.1, whole genome shotgun sequence. Protein-coding genes within it:
- the slc5a6a gene encoding solute carrier family 5 member 6a — protein: MGEMVQMHFGTVDYVIFAVLLVASAGIGLFYAFSGGRQRTTQEFLLADRSMSCLPVSLSLLATFQSAVAILGAPSEIYAHGTQYWFLGCSYFLGLLIPAHIFIPVFYRLRLTSAYQYLELRFSKSVRICGTITFIFQMVIYMGVVLYAPALALNAVTGFDLWGAVLAMGLVCTLYTALGGLKAVIWTDVFQTVVMFAGQLAVIVVGTQQAGGIAEVWRKAENGSRIAGLDLNPDPLERHTFWTLAVGGVFLMLALYGVNQAQVQRYLSSRTEREAIMSCYAVFPTQQIVLTMSCLMGLVMYARYGEDSPLDKGYVKTNDQMVLYFVMDVLRDLPGLPGLFVACLFSGALSTISSAFNSLATVTMEDLIKPHVPAMTETRATWLSKGLALGYGLVCLAMAYIASLMGSVLQAALSIFGMVGGPLLGLFCLGMFFPWANSIGAIVGLIAGLIMAFWIGIGSIVMRMSAAPPPPVLNATALPDMGNMTTIAMTTVINSITTKPRPTGLQALYSLSYMWYSAHNSTTVVVVGLIVSLLTGPQKEKDLTPGTVYPVLGKLLFFLPEQYKEKLCCVTPLEDKSKAFDGQPYQMAQKESNGIAYTKEEDSSEKPTEESNAAQPSHRLGHVLQETTL